The Terriglobales bacterium region TCCTCGACAGGGGCGAATGCTCCGCAGGAACAACGGAATGGCGGAGCGACCGGCGGCCGCGGTCACCGGCTACGCGGCCGAAAATTCTCTTGGGGCGTTGGTTGGCTACTGCAGGGAATCATCGTGGGCCACCCCGGAATCGTCGTTCGGGATGCTAACGTTGATTCCGTCAAGAGAGGGAGATAGTGCAAGGCGAGCGATGCAAATTTCATTTGTTCTTGCAGTACTTCTACCGGTGGTCCTGTGATTTGCTCGGCGGATTGCCGGCCACACTGATTGCCTTGCTAACGCTGGCGGCTGGTTCCTCGGCCCAGACGGCTACTCCATCGACAGCCTCTCCATTCGGCACCACCTCCACCAACATCCAGGGCCTCAACGTGAATCTTGGCGCGCTGCAGTCAAACCAGAGTCCCTTCCAGGGAAGCATTCCCACGGGACAAGTGCAGCCAGGCGTGATCGAGTTAAGCCTGCGCGACGCGATTGACCGCGCCCTGAAATACAACCTGGGTTTGTACGAATCCGACCAGGAGCGTGATGCCGCCCGCGCTGCCCGGCTGAAGAATCTCGGCGACCTACTTCCTAACATCGCCGCCCACACTTCCGAAACCGTGCAGCAGATCAGTTTGGTAGCTCTGGGACTGCCGCCAACCAGCGGTTTCCCTCCGATTGTAGGTCCGTTCAGCGTCTTCGATGTGCGCGCCACCATGACCGCACCGCTTTTCGACCTGCAGGCCATTAATAAAGTTCGCTCAGGCACAGTGAACCAGCGGGCCAGCCAGCTCGATTACAGCAATTCTCGTGAACTCACTGTTGTTGCGGTAGGTATCGCCTACGTACAGGCGTTGGCAGCAGGAGCGCGCGTCGATGCAGTGCAGGCGCAGCTGCGCACGGCGGAAACCCTGTATCGGCTGGCTTCCGATCAGAAGAGTGCGGGTGTCGCTCCGGCTATCGACGTCCTACGCGCGCAGGTGGAGATGCAGTCGCAGCAACAGCGGCTGGTCGCAGCCCGCAACGATTTTGACAAGCAGAAACTGCAGCTGGCGCGCGTGATCGGCCTGCCCACGGGACAACAGTTCACGCTGACGGAGAAGATTCCTTACCAGCCCCTGCCGCCCGTCACGCTGGAGGATGCGCTCACCCGTGCATATAACGACCGGCCGGATTATGCCGCCGCCAAGGCCCGGTTGCGCGCTGCCCAGCTCACCCGCGAAGCGGCTACAGGGGAACGAATTCCCAGCCTGCACTTCAATGCTGACTATGGCGACATCGGCAGAACGCCGGGAAATTCCCATGGCACCTTCTCTACTGCCGCTTCGCTTGAAGTTCCCATTTTCCAGGGCGGCAGAATCAAGGGCGACATCGTGGAAGCCGACGCCGCGCTCCGCCAGCGTGAGGCCGAGGCGGCCGACCTTCGCGGACGCATAGAGTACGAAGTGCGCGCCGCGTTTCTCGATCTGCAGGCCACTGCCGATCAACTCAAGGTTGCGCAGAGTACGCTGGGCTTGTCGCAAGAGACACTGGTTCAGGCGCAAGACCGCTTTCGTGCCGGCGTCACCAACAATATTGAAGTAGTGCAGGCGCAGGAATCGGTGGCCACCAGCAACGAAAGCCTGATCAGCAGCGAGCTGGAATTCAATTTGGCCAAGCTTGCTTTGGCGCGATCGCTGGGAACAGCCGAACGCGCCACCAAGGAGTATCTGGGAGGAAAACCATAGTGGTTGACCCGCGAGAAGAGTCCAAGACTGCAACTGGCACGGTAGAAACCGAGCCGTTGCGTGAGCCATTCCCAGAGGAGGTCGAGGAACCGTCGAAGTCTGCGCGCGCTAAGACATTCTTCCGCCGCCATCCACGCGCGAAATGGCTCTTGATGTTTTTGGTTCTGCTCGTGTTGGCGCTGGGAGTTTATCTCTGGCACTACTTCTCCATTCGCGAAACCACCGACGACGCGCAAATCGACGGCCACATCGGCCCCATCAGCGCGCGCATCACTGGCACCGTCATCGATGTGTACGTGGATGACAACTACTTCGTGAAGGAAGGCCAGTTGCTGGTCAAGCTCGATCCACGCGACTACGAAGTGGCATTACAGCGGGCCGAGGGAGATCTCGCTGACGCGCAAGCTACCGCGCGGGCGGCCGAGATCGGGGTGCCCATCAACACCACCACCACTTCCAACCAGGTCCGCACCTCTCAGGCGGATGTTAATGCCGCTATGAAGGAAGTGGAGTCCGCCCAGGCCAGGGTTAATGAAGCCCAAGCCAATTACAACAAGGCCGCGCAGGACCTGAAACGCTTCGCGGTTCTCGTGGCCAAGGATGAAATCTCACAACAGCAGTACGACGCTGCTGTAGCTGCCGAACAGTCGACCCTCGCCACTCTGGAGGCCAATCGAGCTGCCGTAGCTACGGCCCAAAGCCGCGTGGCTCAGGCCGAAGCAGGATTGAGAACATCCTTAACCGCTCCGCAACAGGTCGCCGCAACCAAAGCCCGTGCCAGCGCCGCCTGGGCGACGGTCAAGACCCGCGAAGCTGCCGTTGCTCAGGCACAACTCAATCTGCGATACACCGAAATTCGTGCTCCCTTTACCGGCATTGTAAGCAAGCGTAACGTGGAGCCCGGGCAGGTCATCCAGGCGGGACAGCCGCTGTTCTCCATTGTCAACCTGGCCGATCTCTGGACTACCGCCAATTACAAAGAGACCCAGCTGAAGAACATGCGGGTGGGACAGGCGGCCAGAATTCACGTCGATGCCTTTGACCACGATTTCAAAGGCCACGTCGACAGTCTCGGTGGCGCCACCGGGGCGCGCTTCAGCCTGCTTCCGCCGGAAAACGCCACCGGCAACTACGTCAAAGTCGTGCAACGCGTCCCGGTGAAGATCGTATTTGAGAAGGGAGAAGATCTGGAACACCGCTTGCGTCCCGGCATGTCCGTCGAGGCAACCGTCATCACAAAATAGTCGAACCTATCGATTGTCATCATGAGGCCGCCCCCCAGCGGCCGAGGGATCTGCAGTTTGTTTCCGGCGTCTCTTATGGCCTACTGATTGCTGTTCCTCCGAGGCAATCGTCATCACCCAAATAATTTTCATAAATAAGTAGTGTGACCGTCGTTACGGAAATGGAGAAGGGAAGCCACTACAAATGAAGTAATGGCCACCTCCACTTTTGAGGCTCCGCAGGCGACCCGCTATGTGAATCCCTGGATCATAGCGGTATCCGTGATGCTGGGAACCTTCATGGAGGTTCTTGACACCACGGTCGTCAATGTGTCGCTGCCCCACATCGCGGGCAGCCTCTCCGCCAGCGTTGACGAAGCCACCTGGGTCTTGACTTCTTATCTCGTCTCCAACGCCATCATCCTGCCCATGACCGGGTGGCTGGCCAACCACTTCGGCCGTAAACGCATTCTGATGATCTCCATCGGCGGCTTCACCGCTGCCTCGGTCCTGTGCGGCCTGGCCCCTAATCTTCCGGCCCTCATCCTTTTCCGCGTGATTCAAGGAGCCACCGGCGGCGGACTGCAACCGCTTTCCCAGGCGATCATGCTCGAGGCTTTTCCTCCCGAGCAGCGTGGCCGCGCCATGGCATTCTGGGGATTGGGGATCGTGGTGGCGCCAATGCTGGGTCCCGTCATGGGCGGCTGGATTACCGAGAACTACAGCTGGCGCTGGGTGTTCTACATCAATCTGCCGGTGGGGGCCCTGGCTTTGCTGATGTCCACACTCTTTGTGTTCGATCCCCACTACATCTCGCGCCGCGCCAGCCGGGTGGACTTCTGGGGCATCGGACTGCTGGCCATCGGCATGGCCTCGCTGCAGATCATGCTCGATAAGGGTCAGGAAGACGACTGGCTCGGTTCCCGCTTCATCCGCTATCTACTGATCGCAACCATAATCGCTCTCACCTGGTTCATCATCAATGAACTTGTGGAACGCGCGCCGGTGGTGAATCTGCGAGTGTTTCAGAATCGAAGTTATGCCACTGGCGTCTTCCTCATGACCGTGCTGGGCTTCGTGCTTTACGGCAGCACCGTTCTGATTCCCATTTTCCTGCAGACTTTGCTCGGCTATTCCGCCCTCGACGCCGGATGGGCCATGCTGCCCAGAGGACTCGGCTCGTTCCTGGCTATGCCCGTGGTCGGCATCCTGATGTCGAAGGTCGAGCCGCGAAAACTGTTGGCGTCGGGACTCACCGTGGCTGCGTTTTCGCTGTGGCGGTTGTCGCAGATCAATCTCAATGCCGGATACTGGGACATCTTCTGGCCGCAATTCATTCAGGGCACCGCCATGGGATTCCTCTTCGTCCCCCTGACCACGATCACCCACGACACGATTCCCAAAGAGCAGATGGGAAATGCCACCTCCATCTTCAACCTGATGCGCAACATCGGAGGCAGCGTTGGCATCGCCACCGTCACCACGCTGGTTGCTCGCCACGGTCAGAGCAATATCAACATTCTTGGCGCCCATGCCAATCCTTACAATCTCTCGGCCACGCTCATGCTGCAGCGGGCCCGGCAGATGTTCATGTCCAAGGGCATGGATTACGTGACCGCCACCCGCCAAGCCTATGCCGCCATCTATGGCATGGTGCAGCAGCACGCCGCCATGCTCTCCTTTATTTATGCGTTCCGTTTTCTGGCGATCTTGTTTGTGTCGGTAATGCCGCTGATCCTGCTGATGCACCCGCCCCGTCACCGCAGCAGAGGCGTTCCCGCCCACTGAGATTTCATGTGGCGCGGACACTCCTGTCCGCGCCTTGCTGGTGACTACTGACTGCTCACTGCCCTTTGCTAGAATCTCTCCTCCACCGAGTCGCCGATTGCAAACCATCCTCACGGCCGCGTCCCTGTTCACACCACTCGACCTGGTGCGGCAGCCGGTCGTTCTCGTCGAAGACGGCAAAATTCTCCAGGTCCGCTCACGCGAGAACGCGGAAATTCCGCCCGGTGTTCGCCTGCTCGATTTTGGCGAAAACATCCTCGCTCCAGGATTCATCGACATCCACATTCACGGCGGCGCCGGCCACGATGTCATGGAGAGCGACTTCGCGGCCCTTCCTGCCTTGGGGCAATTCCTTGCCTTTCACGGTGTCACCAGCTACTGCCCCACCACCGTCACCGCGCCCATCGACCAGACGCTGCGCGCGCTTGAACGGCTCGCATCCGCCATTGAAAAGCCGGCGAACGGGCACGCCCGACCCATCGGCGTACACCTGGAAGGGCCCTTCATCAGCCACGCCAAGCGCGGTGTCCATCCACCCGCATATATAAAGGATGGCTCGCTTGAGCTTTTTCAGCAGTTTTGGAACGCGGCGCGAGGCCAGGTCTCCGTCCTCACCATTGCCCCGGAAATCGCGAACGCCATCGAAGTAATAGCCGA contains the following coding sequences:
- a CDS encoding TolC family protein produces the protein MPATLIALLTLAAGSSAQTATPSTASPFGTTSTNIQGLNVNLGALQSNQSPFQGSIPTGQVQPGVIELSLRDAIDRALKYNLGLYESDQERDAARAARLKNLGDLLPNIAAHTSETVQQISLVALGLPPTSGFPPIVGPFSVFDVRATMTAPLFDLQAINKVRSGTVNQRASQLDYSNSRELTVVAVGIAYVQALAAGARVDAVQAQLRTAETLYRLASDQKSAGVAPAIDVLRAQVEMQSQQQRLVAARNDFDKQKLQLARVIGLPTGQQFTLTEKIPYQPLPPVTLEDALTRAYNDRPDYAAAKARLRAAQLTREAATGERIPSLHFNADYGDIGRTPGNSHGTFSTAASLEVPIFQGGRIKGDIVEADAALRQREAEAADLRGRIEYEVRAAFLDLQATADQLKVAQSTLGLSQETLVQAQDRFRAGVTNNIEVVQAQESVATSNESLISSELEFNLAKLALARSLGTAERATKEYLGGKP
- a CDS encoding HlyD family secretion protein yields the protein MVDPREESKTATGTVETEPLREPFPEEVEEPSKSARAKTFFRRHPRAKWLLMFLVLLVLALGVYLWHYFSIRETTDDAQIDGHIGPISARITGTVIDVYVDDNYFVKEGQLLVKLDPRDYEVALQRAEGDLADAQATARAAEIGVPINTTTTSNQVRTSQADVNAAMKEVESAQARVNEAQANYNKAAQDLKRFAVLVAKDEISQQQYDAAVAAEQSTLATLEANRAAVATAQSRVAQAEAGLRTSLTAPQQVAATKARASAAWATVKTREAAVAQAQLNLRYTEIRAPFTGIVSKRNVEPGQVIQAGQPLFSIVNLADLWTTANYKETQLKNMRVGQAARIHVDAFDHDFKGHVDSLGGATGARFSLLPPENATGNYVKVVQRVPVKIVFEKGEDLEHRLRPGMSVEATVITK
- a CDS encoding DHA2 family efflux MFS transporter permease subunit is translated as MATSTFEAPQATRYVNPWIIAVSVMLGTFMEVLDTTVVNVSLPHIAGSLSASVDEATWVLTSYLVSNAIILPMTGWLANHFGRKRILMISIGGFTAASVLCGLAPNLPALILFRVIQGATGGGLQPLSQAIMLEAFPPEQRGRAMAFWGLGIVVAPMLGPVMGGWITENYSWRWVFYINLPVGALALLMSTLFVFDPHYISRRASRVDFWGIGLLAIGMASLQIMLDKGQEDDWLGSRFIRYLLIATIIALTWFIINELVERAPVVNLRVFQNRSYATGVFLMTVLGFVLYGSTVLIPIFLQTLLGYSALDAGWAMLPRGLGSFLAMPVVGILMSKVEPRKLLASGLTVAAFSLWRLSQINLNAGYWDIFWPQFIQGTAMGFLFVPLTTITHDTIPKEQMGNATSIFNLMRNIGGSVGIATVTTLVARHGQSNINILGAHANPYNLSATLMLQRARQMFMSKGMDYVTATRQAYAAIYGMVQQHAAMLSFIYAFRFLAILFVSVMPLILLMHPPRHRSRGVPAH